The genomic region GAGGGTAAAGGGGCGGTTATTCGCGTGGGGCCTTTGTTCCGTCGTCTCTGGAGGCGGGTGAAAAGAGGGTTGAATATGTGTTATTTTTGATGCAATCACAGCTTCCCTTGCCCATGCCCGGAAGCGCCTGTAGGGTTCCCGGCATGGGCAAGGGAAGCTGTTTCGTCAATTCATGTTCCGGAGGGCATATCCGGGGCGGGGCTATCGCCGTTCTACGGAAGAGCGGGGCACAATCCTGGATGGGCGTTGCAAAAGGCGTCGCACTGATCGTGAATCGCGTTGACTTCAGCATTCATAGCGGAACCGGTTACAGGAACTGCAACCATCGTGGACTCCGTCCTCCCGGCGGCGTTAATATGGGTTTGAAAGCCTACTGCCGAAGCGGGCCCCGGAACTATTTTTCCTCCATTGTTAACCCTCTGGAAGGCAATCGCCTTTACGGCCCCATGGGTCCTGAGATTGCCGGCCGTCAAAGTGCAGATGAACTCTCCCCCGGTATTCGCCTGGGACATGGCGGCGCGGGTCACCGCATTCGGTGCCGAAAGAGCCCTGTCGCAGCCGCAAAACCCGCCGGTGTCGTCATAAAACGCAAATTCCAGCACCTGGGGCTGATTTGTGGGATTAATAAATGTCATCACCGTATCCGTTGTGAGGATTGGGTTAATGGGTCCCGCAAAACTGTCTACAAGAGCCCATTCACCGATCAGATAAGTATCTGCGGCCAGCGCGCCTAAAGGCGTGACAAGGGCCATTACCATCAAAACTATCATACATCCTTTTTTCATGTTACACCTCCATTTCTAATGCATTCTGTTTCCGGATATGCCCTCCGCGCACGGCGAGTATGGATATACCCGCCCCTGCGTTTTTCTTGATTATCACGGTCCCGCAAAAGCTGCCGAGACCGTTCTTGCCCTGCTCATGACCACCGTACAGGTAGGGCTTGTGCCGCTGCAGCCCGATCCGCTCCAACCGGTAAACGTGGAACCGACGGCAGGGACGGCGCTGAGAGTCACGGACATGTTATGGAGCAACGCGGCCTGGCACGCAGCCCCGCAGTCTATTCCGGCAGGACTGCTTGTGACGGTCCCGGCGCCTTTCTTCTTCTCCTTCTTCACGATTTTGAGCGTATAGGGACCGACGAAGGAAGCGCTCACCGTCTTCGCCCTGTCCATGGTAATACTGCATGTGGCTCCTGCGCCGGAGCATCCGTTGCTCCAGCCCGCAAAAACCGAACCCGGCACAGGAGTGGCGGAGAGGGTTACCATCGTATTGAGAGGGTATAAACCCCGGCACGCGGCCCCGCAGTCTATTCCGGCAGGACTTCCTGTCACGGTCCCATCCCCGTCATTGATCCTTTTCCTGGATACATGCAGAATTCGAGGCCCGGTAAAAGAGGCGGTCACCGTCTTCGCCCGATCCATCGTGATGCTGCATGTAGGGCCTGTACCGGAGCATGCGCCGCTCAGGCCTGAGACGCTCCAATCGGTGAATATCGAATTTTCAGAAGGCGCCGCAGTCAGGGTCACAGGGGTGCCGGGATAATACATTTTGCCGCAGGTGGCCCCGCAGTCGATCATCCCGTCTCCGGACGTGATGGTTCCGGCACCGGAGGAGGCCGCCTTTCTCGCGATATTCAATTTTAGCTTTTTACCATTCACGGGATAGAAAACCGCCTGCACGGCGGTATCGGCGCTCATGACCACTTTACATGGGGTTGCCGCGCCCACGCACCCTCCCGTCCAGTACGCAAACGCAGAGCCCGTTGCCGGTGCGGGGGTAAGGGTCACCTGAACTCCCGGCAGAAAACGGGCGGAGCATTGAGCGCCACAGTTTATGCCCGAGGGAGAGCTCGTGACCGTGCCTGAACCGGGCCCTGCCAAAGAAACGGCAAGAAGCCGCCCCAGCGTGAATTCGGCCGTAACCGATTTGGCGCTATCCATGGTCACGGTACACGGGCCGGTACCGCTGCATCCCGACCCGCTCCAACCCGTGAAGACGGAATCGCCCGTGGGCGAGGCGGTCAGCGTCACCGACACACCGGTCGCAAAGCCCATGGAGCAGGCAGAGCCGCAGCTGATGCCCGAAGGGGTGCTGGTGATAGTACCCGAACCGGTCCCTGATTTCAATACTGCAAGGGTGACCGCGGGGCCCATGGAATTGTAGGCCTCATGGACGTTGATTCTCTGTTTGGTCACCGGCACGGAATGGCATTTGCCATCGGTGAGGCTTTTGCCCGTCGAGGTCAATGCAAGAAGGACCTCGTCCACGGAAGCGGTGCCGCTCTTCTCTTTCATGAGAGCCCACGACCCCGCCACATGAGGGGCAGCCATGGATGTCCCGTTCCAGGTCTTGTAGGCGCTGTGGGGAATCGATGAGGTAATCCCCGATCCCGGCGCAAGCAGGGTCAAAAAAGAGGCGCTGTTCGAGTAGCTTGCCACCTCGTCGTCACTGTCAGTTGCCCCTACGCTTATGGCGGTTGAAATGCAGCCTGGCGCACCCATCGAGCCGCAGTACCCGCTGTTTCCACTCGAGATGACGGTGGCGATTCCCGCCCCCCTCAAGTTATCGATCGCTGCCTTGGTCGCCCCGTTCGCCGTATCGCAGGCACCGGGACTCGGATATTGCCCCCCTCCGAGACTCATATTCGCGGACGCAATCTTATAGGTATCCCTGAGGGCATAGACCCGTTCCAGGGCCTTCACCAAATCTGAGGTAAAAGCCAGTGCACAGGGCGCGGTGCCGCAAAAACCAGCGGGAAAAAGGGAGAACACCTGTATGGCAATAATGCCGGCCCCCGGCGCGACACCCGGTCCGGGGCTCCCGGGTATATCGCTCCGTCCCGCAATCGTTCCGGAGACATGGGTCCCGTGATCGCATTCACCGTCAGGGCAGCCGGATCCGTAAGGGAGGGCCGAGTCTAGGTCCGACGACTCCGTGACGCCGCCCGGACAGAGTGAGGTGCTTCCGTAGGTGCTGTCGTTCGACGAGTAACATGCTTCCGATACGACGGCGCCCGCGAGATAAGGATGGTTCTTGTCCACCCCCGTGTCGAGTACCGCCACGGTAAGCCCCTTTCCTGTAACCCCCTGGGCATGAAGAGTATTGGCGCCGATGAGGGTGATATCCCAGCCCGCAACCGCCATGGGCGGGACCGGGACATCTTCGGAGATTTCCGTCACTTTCCTCGATGCAAGGAGCCTATCGAGCGTGACGCGGTCGATGCTCATCGTCATATAGGGAATATAGTTATATTGGTAGACGCCTGCGGGGGTGAGCCCTGAGCCGGCGAGCTCTGACAAGAGCGCCTTTTGAGAGTCCCTGATGGCAATACGCTGTGCCCCTGCCCGGTTCCCGGAGAGGGAGTGGTCGGCAGAATAGGGGGTATCGAGCCTTACCAGCACCTTTACCGATCCCCGGGATTCAATGGTTGAAGAGAGGGCCTTATGACCTCCCGCACTTCTTACCTTCTTCCCCCCGTCTCCCACCGTCGGAGCCGCCGCAGCGGCTTCGAGAAAAGGGATCAAAACGGCCATACCCATAGCAATAGCTGTAATTAGGAGTCTTTTCCTGCATTCAACAATCTTACCGTCCATTCTGTAGTCCTCCCTGAACAATTGGTACACCCGTTTTTGAGAAAGAGCGGTGGAGAGTGAGGGGCGGATGCCGTACATCACTGTGACGAGGTAAAACTGCATATGTTATAGGAATAGTCAGGATCGCCTATTATGTCTGTCACTCGATCGACATTTGTTTTGTCGTGTTTTCACGGGGCGTCGTCACTCAAATCATCCGGCCCGTCGACTCCCACAGGGGGCGTGCCACGTACTCCAGGCACCCGGGGAGCCACCGCCGTCGCGCGAGCCGGTAAGTCTCAGCCGAAAAGATGCGCCAACTCTTCTACCGGACGGCCGGTGGTCGCCGGTTTCGGAGAAAGGATTTGATTGTAATGGCAGTGATTTGATATGATTGGTATAATGGACAGAAAAGAGACATGGCGAGCCCTTGTGGATCTCGGGGTTGCCGGAGGTGAAATGCCGGACGGGAAGTGGGACCTCCGTAAAGCAAGACTGAGCGGGGCGGACCTGAGCGGCGCCGATTTGAGCGGGGCAAATTTGAGCGGCGCGGACCTGAGCGGTGCCGGTTTGAGCGGGGCAAATCTTTTCGGCACCAACCTTTTCTGGGCTAATCTGAGAGAGGTAGATTTGACC from Syntrophorhabdaceae bacterium harbors:
- a CDS encoding S8 family serine peptidase, which translates into the protein MDGKIVECRKRLLITAIAMGMAVLIPFLEAAAAAPTVGDGGKKVRSAGGHKALSSTIESRGSVKVLVRLDTPYSADHSLSGNRAGAQRIAIRDSQKALLSELAGSGLTPAGVYQYNYIPYMTMSIDRVTLDRLLASRKVTEISEDVPVPPMAVAGWDITLIGANTLHAQGVTGKGLTVAVLDTGVDKNHPYLAGAVVSEACYSSNDSTYGSTSLCPGGVTESSDLDSALPYGSGCPDGECDHGTHVSGTIAGRSDIPGSPGPGVAPGAGIIAIQVFSLFPAGFCGTAPCALAFTSDLVKALERVYALRDTYKIASANMSLGGGQYPSPGACDTANGATKAAIDNLRGAGIATVISSGNSGYCGSMGAPGCISTAISVGATDSDDEVASYSNSASFLTLLAPGSGITSSIPHSAYKTWNGTSMAAPHVAGSWALMKEKSGTASVDEVLLALTSTGKSLTDGKCHSVPVTKQRINVHEAYNSMGPAVTLAVLKSGTGSGTITSTPSGISCGSACSMGFATGVSVTLTASPTGDSVFTGWSGSGCSGTGPCTVTMDSAKSVTAEFTLGRLLAVSLAGPGSGTVTSSPSGINCGAQCSARFLPGVQVTLTPAPATGSAFAYWTGGCVGAATPCKVVMSADTAVQAVFYPVNGKKLKLNIARKAASSGAGTITSGDGMIDCGATCGKMYYPGTPVTLTAAPSENSIFTDWSVSGLSGACSGTGPTCSITMDRAKTVTASFTGPRILHVSRKRINDGDGTVTGSPAGIDCGAACRGLYPLNTMVTLSATPVPGSVFAGWSNGCSGAGATCSITMDRAKTVSASFVGPYTLKIVKKEKKKGAGTVTSSPAGIDCGAACQAALLHNMSVTLSAVPAVGSTFTGWSGSGCSGTSPTCTVVMSRARTVSAAFAGP